Proteins encoded within one genomic window of Oncorhynchus mykiss isolate Arlee chromosome 27, USDA_OmykA_1.1, whole genome shotgun sequence:
- the LOC110507163 gene encoding ubiquitin-associated and SH3 domain-containing protein B isoform X2 has protein sequence MAAKEDLFSKIIPRSLRPKVSGTVKYGSNLDVLLSMGFPKARALFSHVDDPFLDDPLPREYVLYLRPSGPLQNQLHHFWQQSRVSCGKNKAHNIFPHITLCQFFMCADKKVDALLEALQATVGQWRGRFPSPLPLELYTSFNFIGLFVEEQIADVLKQFAADFASEAARKADVHLEPHKKQLHVTLAYYFPTNHLTSLEKLAKGIEVKLGCDWLAVLFSRDIRFANHETLRVMYPYAPQNEDELELVLGDFVFTSPLEQKNTSEGWVYGSSLATGLSGLLPENYVSRADECDTWVFHGSHSFFNCSATSDKESRERGLFDGLLDSRRLDNASPGDTPTSSLICHPMQVLRVGSNPSQLPKRTLFVCRHGERMDVVFGKQWLSLCSDSKGRYVRTNLNMPVSLPMWNGGHRDYDMDTPITVFGSTQAQIVGQALLESNTVIDFVYCSPSLRCVQTAQNILKGLQQDGKLKIRVEPGLFEWTKWVSGSSLPAWILPTDLAASHFSVDTTYRPLIPICKLSVSESYDTYVSRSYQVTKDILSDCKNMGNNILIVAHASSLEACTRQLQGRSPQTSKDFIQVVRKIPYLGFCTCEEQSDTGVWQLVDPPILPLTHGPNHSFNWRETLFQE, from the exons GCTGTTCTCCCATGTGGATGACCCCTTCCTGGATGACCCGTTGCCCAGAGAGTATGTCCTGTACCTGCGCCCCAGTGGACCCCTGCAGAATCAGCTTCATCACTTCTGGCAGCAGTCCCGCGTCTCCTGCGGCAAGAACAAGGCCCACAACATCTTCCCCCACATCACGCTCTGCCAGTTCTTCATG TGTGCAGACAAGAAGGTGGATGCCCTGTTGGAGGCCCTGCAAGCCACGGTCGGCCAATGGAGGGGTCGTTTCCCTAGCCCTCTGCCCCTGGAGCTCTACACCTCCTTCAACTTCATAGGCCTCTTCGTCGAGGAGCAGATCGCAGATGTCCTCAAGCAGTTTGCTGCTGACTTTGCTTCCGAGGCTGCCAGAAAAGCAG aTGTCCATTTAGAGCCCCATAAGAAGCAGCTCCATGTGACGTTAGCCTACTACTTCCCCACCAATCACCTGACTTCCCTGGAAAAGCTGGCCAAGGGAATCGAGGTGAAGCTAGGCTGTGATTGGCTGGCTGTCCTTTTCTCCCGGGACATTCGGTTTGCCAATCATGAG ACGCTGCGCGTGATGTATCCCTACGCCCCTCAGAATGAGGACGAGCTGGAGCTGGTCCTGGGTGACTTTGTCTTCACGTCTCCCTTGGAGCAGAAAAACACCAGCGAGGGCTGGGTCTACGGGTCCTCCCTGGCCACGGGGCTGTCCGGCCTATTACCTGAGAACTACGTCAGCCGGGCAGACGAGTGTGACACCTGGGTCTTCCATGG ATCACACTCCTTCTTCAATTGCTCCGCCACCTCCGACAAAGAGAGCAGGGAAAGGGGCCTGTTCGATGGGCTGCTGGACAGCCGTCGCCTCGACAACGCAAGCCCTGGGGACACACCCACTTCGAGCCTCATCTGTCATCCCATGCAG GTGCTTCGGGTCGGTAGCAATCCCTCTCAGCTGCCCAAGCGGACCCTGTTTGTCTGTCGGCACGGTGAGCGGATGGATGTGGTGTTTGGGAAACAGTGGCTTTCACTGTGCTCTGACTCCAAAG GTAGATATGTGCGCACTAACCTGAACATGCCAGTCAGCCTGCCCATGTGGAATGGAGGACACCGAGATTACGACATGGACACCCCCATCACTGTGTTTGGTTCCACACAAGCACAAATCGTGG GTCAGGCGTTGTTGGAGAGCAACACAGTGATAGACTTTGTGTACTGTTCGCCTTCTCTGCGCTGTGTCCAGACTGCTCAGAACATCCTCAAAG GTCTGCAGCAGGATGGCAAGCTGAAGATCAGAGTGGAGCCAGGGCTATTTGAATGGACCAAGTGGGTCTCTGGGAGCTCTCTTCCTGCCTGGATCCTTCCCACAGACCTGGCTGCATCCCACTTCAGTGTTGACACAACATACAG ACCTCTCATCCCAATATGCAAACTTAGCGTGTCGGAGTCCTATGACACGTACGTGAGCCGGAGCTACCAAGTGACCAAAGACATTCTGTCTGACTGCAAAAACATGG GAAACAACATACTGATTGTGGCCCATGCTTCCTCTCTGGAGGCCTGCACCCGACAGCTCCAGGGCCGCAGCCCCCAGACCTCCAAGGACTTCATCCAAGTAGTCAGGAAG ATCCCCTACCTGGGTTTCTGTACGTGCGAGGAGCAGAGTGACACGGGGGTCTGGCAGCTGGTGGACCCACCCATCCTGCCCCTCACACATGGACCCAACCACAGCTTCAACTGGAGGGAAACCCTTTTCCAGGAATGA
- the LOC110507163 gene encoding ubiquitin-associated and SH3 domain-containing protein B isoform X1 produces the protein MAAKEDLFSKIIPRSLRPKVSGTVKYGSNLDVLLSMGFPKARALKALVSTGGRSVQAACDWLFSHVDDPFLDDPLPREYVLYLRPSGPLQNQLHHFWQQSRVSCGKNKAHNIFPHITLCQFFMCADKKVDALLEALQATVGQWRGRFPSPLPLELYTSFNFIGLFVEEQIADVLKQFAADFASEAARKADVHLEPHKKQLHVTLAYYFPTNHLTSLEKLAKGIEVKLGCDWLAVLFSRDIRFANHETLRVMYPYAPQNEDELELVLGDFVFTSPLEQKNTSEGWVYGSSLATGLSGLLPENYVSRADECDTWVFHGSHSFFNCSATSDKESRERGLFDGLLDSRRLDNASPGDTPTSSLICHPMQVLRVGSNPSQLPKRTLFVCRHGERMDVVFGKQWLSLCSDSKGRYVRTNLNMPVSLPMWNGGHRDYDMDTPITVFGSTQAQIVGQALLESNTVIDFVYCSPSLRCVQTAQNILKGLQQDGKLKIRVEPGLFEWTKWVSGSSLPAWILPTDLAASHFSVDTTYRPLIPICKLSVSESYDTYVSRSYQVTKDILSDCKNMGNNILIVAHASSLEACTRQLQGRSPQTSKDFIQVVRKIPYLGFCTCEEQSDTGVWQLVDPPILPLTHGPNHSFNWRETLFQE, from the exons ATTGAAGGCACTAGTATCAACAGGAGGCAGGAGTGTACAGGCAGCATGTGACTG GCTGTTCTCCCATGTGGATGACCCCTTCCTGGATGACCCGTTGCCCAGAGAGTATGTCCTGTACCTGCGCCCCAGTGGACCCCTGCAGAATCAGCTTCATCACTTCTGGCAGCAGTCCCGCGTCTCCTGCGGCAAGAACAAGGCCCACAACATCTTCCCCCACATCACGCTCTGCCAGTTCTTCATG TGTGCAGACAAGAAGGTGGATGCCCTGTTGGAGGCCCTGCAAGCCACGGTCGGCCAATGGAGGGGTCGTTTCCCTAGCCCTCTGCCCCTGGAGCTCTACACCTCCTTCAACTTCATAGGCCTCTTCGTCGAGGAGCAGATCGCAGATGTCCTCAAGCAGTTTGCTGCTGACTTTGCTTCCGAGGCTGCCAGAAAAGCAG aTGTCCATTTAGAGCCCCATAAGAAGCAGCTCCATGTGACGTTAGCCTACTACTTCCCCACCAATCACCTGACTTCCCTGGAAAAGCTGGCCAAGGGAATCGAGGTGAAGCTAGGCTGTGATTGGCTGGCTGTCCTTTTCTCCCGGGACATTCGGTTTGCCAATCATGAG ACGCTGCGCGTGATGTATCCCTACGCCCCTCAGAATGAGGACGAGCTGGAGCTGGTCCTGGGTGACTTTGTCTTCACGTCTCCCTTGGAGCAGAAAAACACCAGCGAGGGCTGGGTCTACGGGTCCTCCCTGGCCACGGGGCTGTCCGGCCTATTACCTGAGAACTACGTCAGCCGGGCAGACGAGTGTGACACCTGGGTCTTCCATGG ATCACACTCCTTCTTCAATTGCTCCGCCACCTCCGACAAAGAGAGCAGGGAAAGGGGCCTGTTCGATGGGCTGCTGGACAGCCGTCGCCTCGACAACGCAAGCCCTGGGGACACACCCACTTCGAGCCTCATCTGTCATCCCATGCAG GTGCTTCGGGTCGGTAGCAATCCCTCTCAGCTGCCCAAGCGGACCCTGTTTGTCTGTCGGCACGGTGAGCGGATGGATGTGGTGTTTGGGAAACAGTGGCTTTCACTGTGCTCTGACTCCAAAG GTAGATATGTGCGCACTAACCTGAACATGCCAGTCAGCCTGCCCATGTGGAATGGAGGACACCGAGATTACGACATGGACACCCCCATCACTGTGTTTGGTTCCACACAAGCACAAATCGTGG GTCAGGCGTTGTTGGAGAGCAACACAGTGATAGACTTTGTGTACTGTTCGCCTTCTCTGCGCTGTGTCCAGACTGCTCAGAACATCCTCAAAG GTCTGCAGCAGGATGGCAAGCTGAAGATCAGAGTGGAGCCAGGGCTATTTGAATGGACCAAGTGGGTCTCTGGGAGCTCTCTTCCTGCCTGGATCCTTCCCACAGACCTGGCTGCATCCCACTTCAGTGTTGACACAACATACAG ACCTCTCATCCCAATATGCAAACTTAGCGTGTCGGAGTCCTATGACACGTACGTGAGCCGGAGCTACCAAGTGACCAAAGACATTCTGTCTGACTGCAAAAACATGG GAAACAACATACTGATTGTGGCCCATGCTTCCTCTCTGGAGGCCTGCACCCGACAGCTCCAGGGCCGCAGCCCCCAGACCTCCAAGGACTTCATCCAAGTAGTCAGGAAG ATCCCCTACCTGGGTTTCTGTACGTGCGAGGAGCAGAGTGACACGGGGGTCTGGCAGCTGGTGGACCCACCCATCCTGCCCCTCACACATGGACCCAACCACAGCTTCAACTGGAGGGAAACCCTTTTCCAGGAATGA
- the LOC110507163 gene encoding ubiquitin-associated and SH3 domain-containing protein B isoform X3 has protein sequence MAAKEDLFSKIIPRSLRPKVSGTVKYGSNLDVLLSMGFPKARALKALVSTGGRSVQAACDWLFSHVDDPFLDDPLPREYVLYLRPSGPLQNQLHHFWQQSRVSCGKNKAHNIFPHITLCQFFMCADKKVDALLEALQATVGQWRGRFPSPLPLELYTSFNFIGLFVEEQIADVLKQFAADFASEAARKADVHLEPHKKQLHVTLAYYFPTNHLTSLEKLAKGIEVKLGCDWLAVLFSRDIRFANHETLRVMYPYAPQNEDELELVLGDFVFTSPLEQKNTSEGWVYGSSLATGLSGLLPENYVSRADECDTWVFHGSHSFFNCSATSDKESRERGLFDGLLDSRRLDNASPGDTPTSSLICHPMQVLRVGSNPSQLPKRTLFVCRHGRYVRTNLNMPVSLPMWNGGHRDYDMDTPITVFGSTQAQIVGQALLESNTVIDFVYCSPSLRCVQTAQNILKGLQQDGKLKIRVEPGLFEWTKWVSGSSLPAWILPTDLAASHFSVDTTYRPLIPICKLSVSESYDTYVSRSYQVTKDILSDCKNMGNNILIVAHASSLEACTRQLQGRSPQTSKDFIQVVRKIPYLGFCTCEEQSDTGVWQLVDPPILPLTHGPNHSFNWRETLFQE, from the exons ATTGAAGGCACTAGTATCAACAGGAGGCAGGAGTGTACAGGCAGCATGTGACTG GCTGTTCTCCCATGTGGATGACCCCTTCCTGGATGACCCGTTGCCCAGAGAGTATGTCCTGTACCTGCGCCCCAGTGGACCCCTGCAGAATCAGCTTCATCACTTCTGGCAGCAGTCCCGCGTCTCCTGCGGCAAGAACAAGGCCCACAACATCTTCCCCCACATCACGCTCTGCCAGTTCTTCATG TGTGCAGACAAGAAGGTGGATGCCCTGTTGGAGGCCCTGCAAGCCACGGTCGGCCAATGGAGGGGTCGTTTCCCTAGCCCTCTGCCCCTGGAGCTCTACACCTCCTTCAACTTCATAGGCCTCTTCGTCGAGGAGCAGATCGCAGATGTCCTCAAGCAGTTTGCTGCTGACTTTGCTTCCGAGGCTGCCAGAAAAGCAG aTGTCCATTTAGAGCCCCATAAGAAGCAGCTCCATGTGACGTTAGCCTACTACTTCCCCACCAATCACCTGACTTCCCTGGAAAAGCTGGCCAAGGGAATCGAGGTGAAGCTAGGCTGTGATTGGCTGGCTGTCCTTTTCTCCCGGGACATTCGGTTTGCCAATCATGAG ACGCTGCGCGTGATGTATCCCTACGCCCCTCAGAATGAGGACGAGCTGGAGCTGGTCCTGGGTGACTTTGTCTTCACGTCTCCCTTGGAGCAGAAAAACACCAGCGAGGGCTGGGTCTACGGGTCCTCCCTGGCCACGGGGCTGTCCGGCCTATTACCTGAGAACTACGTCAGCCGGGCAGACGAGTGTGACACCTGGGTCTTCCATGG ATCACACTCCTTCTTCAATTGCTCCGCCACCTCCGACAAAGAGAGCAGGGAAAGGGGCCTGTTCGATGGGCTGCTGGACAGCCGTCGCCTCGACAACGCAAGCCCTGGGGACACACCCACTTCGAGCCTCATCTGTCATCCCATGCAG GTGCTTCGGGTCGGTAGCAATCCCTCTCAGCTGCCCAAGCGGACCCTGTTTGTCTGTCGGCACG GTAGATATGTGCGCACTAACCTGAACATGCCAGTCAGCCTGCCCATGTGGAATGGAGGACACCGAGATTACGACATGGACACCCCCATCACTGTGTTTGGTTCCACACAAGCACAAATCGTGG GTCAGGCGTTGTTGGAGAGCAACACAGTGATAGACTTTGTGTACTGTTCGCCTTCTCTGCGCTGTGTCCAGACTGCTCAGAACATCCTCAAAG GTCTGCAGCAGGATGGCAAGCTGAAGATCAGAGTGGAGCCAGGGCTATTTGAATGGACCAAGTGGGTCTCTGGGAGCTCTCTTCCTGCCTGGATCCTTCCCACAGACCTGGCTGCATCCCACTTCAGTGTTGACACAACATACAG ACCTCTCATCCCAATATGCAAACTTAGCGTGTCGGAGTCCTATGACACGTACGTGAGCCGGAGCTACCAAGTGACCAAAGACATTCTGTCTGACTGCAAAAACATGG GAAACAACATACTGATTGTGGCCCATGCTTCCTCTCTGGAGGCCTGCACCCGACAGCTCCAGGGCCGCAGCCCCCAGACCTCCAAGGACTTCATCCAAGTAGTCAGGAAG ATCCCCTACCTGGGTTTCTGTACGTGCGAGGAGCAGAGTGACACGGGGGTCTGGCAGCTGGTGGACCCACCCATCCTGCCCCTCACACATGGACCCAACCACAGCTTCAACTGGAGGGAAACCCTTTTCCAGGAATGA